The following coding sequences are from one Biomphalaria glabrata chromosome 8, xgBioGlab47.1, whole genome shotgun sequence window:
- the LOC106053578 gene encoding ubiquitin carboxyl-terminal hydrolase 12-like, producing MGANASQLEKEIGSEQFPSNEHYFGLVNFGNTCYCNSVLQALYFCRPFREKVLQYKHQVKSLKKETLLTCLADLFYSVATQKKKVGTLAPKKFITRLRKENELFDNYMQQDAHEFLNYLLNTVADLLTAEKKGSQKTADTNCNLKPDPTWVHEIFQGTLTNETRCLNCETVSSKDEDFLDLSVDVEQNTSITHCLRGFSNTETLCSEHKYYCEVCCSKQEAQKRMRVKKLPQILALHLKRFKYMEHLNRYIKVSYRVVFPLELRLFNTSDDAFNPERLYDLVAVVVHCGSGPNRGHYISIVKSHGFWLLFDDDIVDKIDASQIEEFYGVPSDMHKTSSESGYILFYQSRDEMK from the exons ATG GGAGCCAATGCTTCCCAGCTAGAGAAAGAGATTGGCTCTGAACAGTTTCCTAGCAATGAACACTACTTTGGTTTGGTGAAT TTTGGCAACACCTGCTACTGTAATTCAGTATTGCAGGCACTCTACTTTTGCAGACCATTTCGTGAGAAAGTGCTACAGTATAAACACCAAGTCAAAAGCTTGAAGAAAGAAACACTTTTGACTTGCTTGGCAGATCTTTTTTATAGTGTGGCCACACAGAAGAAGAAAGTTGGCACATTGGCTCCAAAAAAGTTTATCACAagattaagaaaagaaaatg AATTATTTGACAACTATATGCAACAGGATGCTCATGAATTTTTAAACTATTTGCTCAACACTGTTGCAGATTTACTAACAG CTGAAAAAAAAGGTTCTCAGAAAACAGCTGACACTAATTGTAACCTGAAACCAGATCCAACGTGGGTGCATGAAATATTTCAAGGGACACTGACCAATGAAACAAGATGTCTCAATTGTGAAACG GTCAGTAGCAAAGATGAAGACTTCCTTGATTTGAGTGTGGATGTTGAACAGAATACTTCCATCACTCACTGTTTACGAGGTTTTAGTAACACAGAGACTCTCTGTTCTGAACACAAATATTATTGTGAAGTATGTTGCAGCAAACAGGAGGCGCAGAAACG GATGAGAGTGAAGAAATTGCCACAAATTTTAGCCCTACATTTGAAACGCTTTAAGTATATGGAGCACTTAAATAGATACATCAAAGTTTCCTACAGAGTTGTTTTTCCACTTGAGCTTCGCCTTTTTAACACT TCTGATGATGCCTTCAATCCTGAGAGACTTTATGATCTTGTGGCTGTTGTTGTGCACTGTGGGTCAGGCCCTAACAGGGGTCACTATATCAGTATAGTCAAGAGCCATGGCTTCTGGTTGTTGTTTGATGATGACATTGTTGAT AAAATTGATGCCAGCCAGATAGAAGAATTTTATGGAGTTCCATCTGACATGCACAAGACTTCCTCTGAGTCTGGTTACATTCTGTTTTATCAATCACGAGATGAAATgaagtga
- the LOC106053579 gene encoding 60S ribosomal protein L21-like, translating into MTNPKGYRRGTRYLFARRFRNKGVTKLSRYMSVYKRGDIVDIKGDGAIQKGMPHKFYHGKTGRVFNVTPHAVGVIVNKQLGNRIIPKKINVRIEHIKHSNCRLDFLKRVKRNEELKREAKEKGIKANTKRVPTQPRKAHFVSTKLVKPEFLTPIPYEILA; encoded by the exons ATGACTAACCCAAAAGGTTATCGTCGCGGTACCCGCTACTTGTTTGCCCGTAGATTCAGAAACAAAGGTGTGACAAAGCTGTCTCGTTATATGTCAGTCTATAAAAGGGGTGACATTGTTGACATTAAG GGTGATGGTGCCATTCAAAAAGGTATGCCTCATAAATTCTATCATGGAAAAACAGGACGTGTTTTCAATGTGACTCCACATGCTGTTGGTGTGATAGTCAATAAGCAACTGGG gAACCGCATCATCCCTAAGAAAATTAATGTCAGAATTGAGCACATTAAACACAGCAATTGTCGCTTGGATTTTTTGAAACGTgttaaaagaaatgaagaacTCAAAAGAGAAGCCAAGGAAAAGGGCATCAAGGCAAACACCAAAAGAGTg CCTACTCAGCCACGAAAAGCTCATTTTGTTAGTACTAAACTTGTGAAGCCAGAGTTTCTGACACCTATTCCATATGAAATTCTTGCTTAA